The window CATTGAACTTGTGCCAACCAACAACCACCCAGATCTGTCCAAATCACTGTATAATCTTGGATTCCCAAAAGGAGAGCGCGATATTTGGTATATAAGAGTAGCCAAAACGTGCGCAGAAAGAACAGGGAGTGGTTACGTAATTACTGAAGATATAGATTTTTTTGCACCAAAACAAAAGAAGACTGCTAAAGCAGAAGGTCGTATAAAATTAATGCGATCAAAAAGTGCACCTATAAAAAAATATCTTCGGAAGAATGAACATATAGAAATTCTCTGTGTAAAAGACTATCTCTGATCACTACTGCTTTTTATCACATGATTTCACACACAACTGCAGAAAAAAATTAGTCTCATGAATTTCAAATGCAAACAAAAAAGGACCAACAAGCTGAAATCACTTGCTAGTCCTTTCAATATATATGGTGACCCCGGCAGGATTCGAACCTGCGACACCAGGATTAGGAAGATTCAATGCTGTTATTCTAAAAAAAGCATTTTTCTGCTTAATTAATCGATATTTCAATAAAATAATCATTTACTATTTCCCAATAAGTCATCAGTATTCTGACAAATTCTTTTGTTTTTTGCGCACAATTACACAGGAATTACACAAGATCTTTCACAAGGCGATAATTGAGCAAGAGCACGTTATTATAACCAAGTACGTTGATTACCCGACATGGTTCTGAGCCTACGTTACACAAATTAGGTAACATAAATATTCAGAAGGACTATACAATGTCGACTACGCAGGATTTCGCTGTAATACTAAGTAGGTCACTGCTGTCTCATAGTTAATTCCACAATGCAAGTTGTGGCGAAAATTGTGTTTTTCCTGGTTTGTCAGGCGGCTTTAACAAGTCAGCCAACGGTCTTCTTTCAAAAATGTTCAATTGCAATAGCCTGAGCAGTTGCGTGAGCGATCCTTTGAATTTGGCCATGAATTTAAAATACGACAGCATTAGATAGACACAGAGGGCAATCCATAGCTGTGTAAGTACTGCGTTTTCAGATGTTCCAAGAAACGTCTTCACTTTTAGTTGTTGCTTGATCCACTTAAAGAACAGTTCGATTTGCCAGCGTTCTTTATAAATTGCAGCAACCTCTGATGCTTTGAGTTTCCTCGAATTTGTCACAAACTGATACTCAATGCCCGTTTCTGGATCAACATAGATAATCCGTCGAAAAGTGAACTGATATCCTGGAATTTTTATCTTTTGGTCTTCAAGAACATCAGGAGAATCGGGTTTACGTCGGTTGCCGTAGCGATAGACTTTTGCATTACTTTTAAGCCGTGTTACGAACGTTATTTTGCGTTTGTCGAGGGTCTCGTACCAAGTGTAATCGGTGAACCCTCGGTCAAAAACTACACAAGAACCGGCAGGCAGGTTAAGAGATCGTGCCCATTCGATTTCATGTTTTTTGCCCTCCGTCATATCCATGAAGACTGGAAGATAGCCACTTGCATCAAGGCCAAAATGCAATTTCATGGCACCCTTGGTTTTGCGGTAGTTAGCCCACGGAAACACTGAGAGACAGAGATTGACCATCGTTGCATCGAGTAAATAAATTTTACCCTTGAACTTGAACCTATGCTTCGGAGCATTCGCCTGGCACTTATGCAAAAGCTGAAAGAACATGGCTTTGAAAGTCTCATAAGGCTGTTGCTCATTGACACGAGCCAAGGTGGCCCGACTAGTTGGCCTCATACCCAAATGATACAAACGAGACTTTTGAACGGCCAGGTTGCTGACTAAGTCACGAAGGCTCTTTCTGGAAGTGAGTTGGGCTATAGTCATGGCGAGAAACTGGCTCCATCTGTTGAAGGAGCGAAACTTTTGTCCATGATGATGCTTTCTTGCCAGTTTCTCAAAATCATGTCTTGGGAAAAAGGAAGCAATCTGATTTAGGATTGTGCTAGAATGAGCCATGGCTCGGATCTCCTTGTTATTATATTGTTTTTCGCAAATTCACTATAACACAAGAAGCTCTCCGAGCCTTTATTTATCCGTAATCACGTTATTATTTGTGAGACAGCAGTGTAAGTAGGTACAAGAAGACCGTTTAGTGACAACACACAAACACCTAACACACGCTTGACACCTCGCTAGTCTTTCACTTATGATGATACCAAACCTGTTACAATGCAGTGAGAGAAGCCACGGATCTGGAACAATATGGCAGAAATGCATTTAATGAGGTGGTTTTGCTTTCTCACGTTCTGATGATTCCTCATTATCAACAAATATTAAATAACGCTGAGATATTAGCATAGTAACTGCGGAATATAGAAAAAATGAGCCGATCATACCACCCATATAAAGGCGGTTACTGAAACGAAAACAGAGTTCAGCCAAATACCTCGGCAAATGCTTTGTACTCGCAGCCTGATATGTACCATATATGGCTCTTCTGGCCTCGCTGATCATGATGCAGATCCAATGGAAAATCTTGTTGTCAGGATAGGGATAAATCTCACTTGTATTGACAACGTCGCGGAAAGCAAAGTTGTCAGCAACTCCCCACAACGGCCTAGCTCACCTCAAATTACAACGCTTTCGTGGTAAATATGCTTCAACGACCACTTGCTAAGTACTCTAGAGAAAAAAGAACTCACGTTGATCATTCTCATATGAACCGGACGACCTTTTTCATTGAGGACTACGGAAGCAAGAAATGGGGTCTTGGGGGTGCCCTCTGACCACGCTTACCACCGAATCTTTTACCACCCCATTAAGCGCCATGACCTTCCGCTAAACCCTTGAGAGCAAGACTGTCATCGGAGACTTTCATGTCGTGCCTCAGTTTATGCTTCATGTTCATAGCAGCGTTGACTGAAACGCCCTGCAATTGTCGCATAATGAGCGCTGGCCTACCCTCTTAAAAATTGGTCGGTTGTAAGTGAGCAATTGTATAGATAGTTACGAAACTGAAAAAAATTTCGGATTGAAACCAGGCAATGTTTGGCATGACCGCATCTTGCGGCACCTTCAGTTAGCAAGCCAACGCGCTTTGAAAACCTTTATCGGTAATGCTCTATTTTACCATATTTTCTGACGTTAAACTTTGTTCCTAACCATGTCGTTTCTCCTAGTATGGTCATCAATGATGATTATGACCTGCCTAGGATATCAAACTGTGACCAACTCTAAATATTATTTACTTGTTGAGATTTAGGGGGATCCGATAAAAAATAGGGAGGGATATCATGAAGACATCTCGTGTCAAAGCTTTAATTCGATTTTGTGTTATTATTGGTCTTGTTTTGGTTAACTGCGCGGCACATGCAACAGATGTGGCAGGTGTTATTGATACTGATACCACTTGGGATTTAGCAGGAAGCCCTTATATTGTTACCGGGGGAATATTGGTAAACCCTGGCACCACATTAACAATTGAAGCAGGTGTCCAAGTACGTTTCAATGGATTATACATACTTACTGTTCAAGGAAATATTCGAACTTTGGGTACTCAGGGTAATGAAATAATATTTACTTCAAACTTTATCCCGCAACAAAAAGATGATTGGGTCGGGATCAGGCTTCTCGACAACATTGGCTCTGAAATTAATGGAACCATTATAGAGTATTCAAAAAAAGCTATCAGCCTGGAAGGAGGATCGGATAATAGGTTCTATAACAATGTATTCAGAAATTGTTCTGAAGCAATAGGGTCTTGGGATGCTAATAATACAATTGCTAATAACAATTATTTTTACAATATTTCTGGTGCTGCTTTCGCAATAGGCAGGAACCATTCAATTGTGATTTCAAATAATACGATAGAAAATGTTGAATATGGAGTATATATTAACGAATATTCAACTATAACAATAAACAATACCAACATGCTTAATGTATATGGATACTCTGTCAAATATACCGGATTCCAAGATAGTCAAGACATTGTGATCGATGGTCGATACAATTATTGGGATATGGAAACTACAGCCGAAATGGATTTGAAAGGTGCTACTGCAAATATTGATAATATATGGGACTTCTACGACAATCCTCTAGTAGGAAGAGTTGATTATTCCGAATGGTTACATGCACCAAATCCCAATGCTTATCCCTGGTTGGGGGTGATTCCGGTCAATCAGTCACCTATAGCAAAAGCAGGGGCTGATCAAGTTGTCTTTGACACTGTCACACTTGATGGTAGTGCCTCATATGACCCTGATGGATCTGTAGTTTCACATTATTGGGAACTCGTATATAGAGGTGATGCTGCTCACGATATGACCACTAACGGCGTAAACCCAACAATCACAGATTTGTACCCTGGTTTTTATGATGCATATCTCACCGTGACCGATGATGAAGGGGCTACAAGTACTGACACCTCGGTTGTTGCCGCTGCTGGTCCGTCAATCTGCACCGCTAGTACAATTCATGTTGGATCTATTACCGCTTCAACTCTTAAAGGAAGCCAAGGGCGAAGTTACGGTGAAGTGACAGTCACCCTTTTTGACGATTATTTCAAACCCGTTGCTGGTGCTACTGTTACCGGAACATTTGCTGGTGACTTCAATGAGACGTTAAGCGGGGTATCTGACAATAATGGAGTTGTAGTGATACGTACTACTGAGCAGGTAAAGAAGCCTTTGTATGGATTTTGCGTGAATAGCGTAGATAAGGAATCATTGCTATATGTCCCTGAGGATAACATAGAAACATGCACGGTGAAGTAATATAGCGGTATGTTTTTTATTGCAAAGGCAGGGACAAGTTGTTGGGTTCCTGCCTTATTGAGTTAATATCGTCGACAGTTTTGTTTATGCAACACCAGTAACCACCCCAGAATCGATCGTAGTAACTGGCTGTTTCCACAATATCTTCCCAAGTGCTCCTCGGTTAGGTATTTAGAAACTACGAGCCCCAGCTACTGTTTGGAATAAAATACAAAAAACGCATCCTTTAAAACCACGTTAGCTGTGTACGTTCATGTAATATACAGCGGCCGGAGCGCTTTACAGAACAGACTCGGAGCATGATTAATGCAGAGTCTGCCAGATTAATTGCTCATTTCATTTGGTGGATGCCAGATCGGGTCTCCAGTTCTGCAAGGAACTATCCCCCATCTATTCATGTTAGAGCACTGATCGTTTTCCTGAGATAGTCAAAGCGATATATCATGAACCTAAATATAGACATCCCCCCTTTTTCCTCCCCTCCCCCACATCCGTGAATTTCCAGGAGTCCCATTCATCAGCCTCAATGCCGTTTGAGACATCCATATTGGCCCATGCCCTTTTCCAACAATCAATTGATTTCACTAGATAAACTCTGCAATATTTAACTATAGCCATGCGGTGCTACTGCGCTGGTCGGCGTGAAAAGACAGGCTCTCAGACCATTTGGGCGTTGCAGGATCCTCCTTGAATTTAAGTAGTGCCTTAAGTACATTTATGCTCACCATCTTGCCGCAGGATGACGCTTTTCACGCTTCCCTCGGTAGCCTTCTTGATTAGCTTGATAAGGCAGAGTGTTTGCCAGTGCGACTTGACGATTCTTTCGGCTAGATGCTTTTTTTCTGGGGGAGGAAGTATCCTGGTTCTTTACACTACAGGATGGAAAGTTTGGCGCCCTCTAGTGGTCACAAAGTCTTTCGGCAATAGATGATCCGCCCCATAGTCCGGCCTATATTTAGCTGCGGCTAAGTTCCTCGCACTTCTCGAATATCTTGTACTTCGGCATCTCGGGATAGTCTTCCAGCGGGTCGTTGACACGGACAATCTCATCACCGAGCCGAAGCCGTTCGCACTTAACCGAGTACGCTAGTTTCCACTTGCCATACTCATCCGACCTCGAATAGTCCACTATTGGACCTTTCACCTCGACCACTTGACCGCGCTTGATTTTATCGGCTCGATAGGCTTGTCGACCGCAGGCCAATACACCGAAAAACATATCGTCAGCTTTGACAATCAGGACCACTTCTGCTTCGTCACCGACCGCTTTGTATTTGCTTACGACTGTACCACCGATTTCCAACATGGTTTGATGGATGATTTTTTTGGTCATGAGTCCCATTAATGTGTTGTAGTATGGCTTACATGAAGAGCACGTAGGCTCGCGGGGGTAAGCTGATTTTGCGAATTCTGACGTAAACCATTTACCGACCTGGGATCGCGCCGTTTTCAAGGTAGGTAGGTTCACGGGGGTAAAAAGGGGAAGTCTGCGTGTTAGACACGTGAGTCCACGTGTGACTTGACACGTAATCTCGCCCCCCTCTTCTATTTTGACTTTTTGGTGTAATACTTCCCTGATCCTGGCTGGCAGAAGCCTTTGCTAAAGGCCATCGGGTCCTTTTCAAAGCAGGGGGGATCGCCCTTTTTCCACGTTCGCCACTCGTTTTCATAGCCGTAGAGGTTCTGGTCTTCCGGCCCGTTCCCCCCTTGGTACTTCAGGCTTATAAACCCTACCGCCATGAGCTTTACAAAAGCCTTACGAATCGTGTCGTGATGAGGTGGAGCAGACTTCATCCCATAAAAACTGCCATCGAAAAACTCCTTGATCCCAATCACCGGAGCCTTGAACTTGTTTTTGTTGATCGGGTTCCAATAATCCCGCTTTCGGCCTTTAGGAAATTGCCGGAGCGTCAGCAGGTACAAAAGAATTTCCTTTTCGGTACTGGTCAGGACTCGAAACGCGTCTGAGCGGATCATCTCCGTGGCAATCCAGGTCCCTCTCTGTTTTTTGCTCCACTCAAGGTTTTGTTTATTACCTTTTCTCACACCGTTGCTCCCCCATTGCTATAACCGTCACAACAGGTACTCCATATGGGAAGGGCGTGGAACATCTGCCTTGGGGTCCCAGATTTGTGCCTGCCGCGCGGTCTACGGCCATGTTTTCAGATATTATTGGAACGGCCTGTGGTCGTACAGGGGACAACCAGGGTCCGTGCAGGTGCGGATGACACCCCGCCATCCTGGGTCGGGCATTTCATTTTCGGTGCCACCGTGACAGTGGAAGCAGTAAGCGTAGATAGCCGCTTTCCTGCTAGTGGGATTCCGTTTTGCCTTCTGCATGAGATTGAGTTCATACTCCCGCTTACTCCCCTTTCTTGTCTTTGTGTTATTTTTTGTCTCCACTTATCTCCTTTTAGGTCTGAAATCATTCGGAAATCACTTTTTCCGAGGGTTAAATTTTAACGATCCGAAAAATTACGCTACCAGACACACGTTGAAAGGGAATGACGAATCCTACGTACGAATTCACGTTTTTTTCATTCAGTGCTGAATCGAGAGGGCCGGAAAACACAAATTTTATCTCCCAACTTGGTTGTCTGGCTTTTTTAGCAACCCCCCTGTTTCGCAGCCCATAGCCCCAACCCAATGTCAGGCCAGAGCAGCAGACATGATCTGTCAGTTTCTTTTCGTTTGCATTTTCAGAGCAGATGCCCTTCCAGGGGAACAATGAACACCTTGCTACAGACTCTCTAGCCAGTACCTACCAAGATTGGAATTTCATTTGGACTCATGTCTGCTGCTTCAACACTCGCATTTGCGCTGTGCTGCTCGCCTTCTTCGCCTCCCGGATCCAAGCGTCCAGGTCCTTCTTGTAATAGTAAATCCGACCAGGTTTGATATAGCGTGGACCAGTTCCGTAACTCCGCTTCATGGCCAAGGTCTTTTCTTCAAGGCCAAGATAGAGAGCCGCATTTTTAGTGTCCATCCTGCCATCTGGATACATCTTCACAAATGGCGTTTCAATCGTGTGTTCCTCTTGCATTTACATACCTCCATAGTTAAAATCGAAAAAATGTAATAACATACAATACACGCAATAATAGTTTTAACTTTACACCTGTATCCTGTCAACAAGATAGTGTATTGTATTACAATACAGAACTATTCAGAACTTTTCCAAAGAGGGAGAAATGATGGCCAAGAAAAAAGGAGGTGGCAAGCTGTCACGCTCAGAAGTTGTAACCGTCCGGCTGGATCCGAAGTTGAGATTTGCGGCTGAGCTTGCAGCTCGGAAGCAGCGCCGTACTCTGTCCAGTTTTATAGAATGCGCGATCGAACAAGCTGTTGAAAATATGGAATTAAACCAAAGCGATAACGAGAATCACTATCTTGTTGATGCTCTTAAAGACGTTTGGGATGTCGAAGAGGCCGACCGTCTGGTGAAACTTGCGGTACATATCCCTGAACTACTGACATTTGACGAAGAACGGACTTGGAAATTGATCAAAGAGCAATCACTTTTTTGGAATACAGATCGAGATAGCAACTTCGGGGATGCGTTTCACAAGAGGTTGATTGATAATTATTCACGTGAAAACTGGGACACCACCCACAAAATCACCTATGGGGAAGCTGAGATTGAAGATAATACTACTCAGGAAGATGCCCCAGACCAATCACCAACATTTAAAAACATTGATATTTCTTTACTTAATTTCAAATTATTACGTGAAAACTGGGACACCGTCCGTAAAATCACCGACGGGGAAGCTGGAATTGAAGATCTTACAACACAGGAAGATGTCTCTGACCAATCACCAGCAATTAGTGACGACATCTCACTCTAGGAGGTTGCAACATGGCCCTCAAATTTGAAAAACTCACCCGTGCCTGTATCCGCAAAACACAACCCGGCAACAAACTTTATGAGCACGGCATAACATTTGAGCGGCTGTCCAATGGTGATGGCAGGTATACGGTCAATATCATGGTCGATGGTGTACGGATTCATCGCGTAATAGGAAAGGAGTCTGAAGGTGTAACCAGAAAGCAAGCAGAGGATTTTATCGAGCAGGCTAGAACAGAGGCCCGGAAAGGGCGGCTAAAACTACCAAAGGGCAGAAAGGTCGTACTGGGTCTTCGGGAGGCGGCAAAAAAGTACCTTACTAAACTGGCAAGTGAAGGCGGCAAGGATTTGTATATGAAGAAGTTTCGTTTTGAAGGCCATCTGCAACCATTCTTCAAAGACAAGCCCATTGCTAAAATCACCGCATATGATATCGAACGCTATAAGAAGTACCGCCAAGATGAAGGCGCAAAACCAGGAACAATTAATAGAGAACTCTCGGCCCTTTCCCATCTATACACGATGGCAATAGAGTGGAACTGGATTGCTCACAAGCCGTTTGCCATAAAGAAATTCAAGGAAGACAGGGGACGGATTGTCTACCTAACTCTAGAGCAAATCGAAAGACTTCTGGAAGCCGCCAAGCAGGATCAGAACGAACACATTCACCCCTTCATTGTCATCGGCTTAGCAACCTCTATGCGGAAAATGGAAATCCTATCAATCAGGCTGGAACACATCGACGTATCCCGAAGAGTGATTTACATACCTCAGGCCAAAACTGGGGCCAGAGAACAGCCTATGACAAAAAGGCTAGCCAATCTCCTTAAAGGCCTCATTAAAGCTGCCGCAACTGATCAGGAGTGGCTTTTCCCTTCACTAGCTTCCCGTACTGGGCACACGGTATCAATAGAAAAACCTTTTCGCCGGGTAGTAAAAAAAGCCGGATTGAATGAAAGAGAGGTTGTCCGGCATACCCTGCGCCACACAGCCATTACCCACCTTGTCCAAGCCGGGGTTGACCTGCCTACTGTGCAAAGGATATCAGGCCATAAATCGTTTGACATGGTTGTTAAATACAGCCACCAGAACGGCAAACACATCGATTCAGCAATGGACAAGCTGGAAAAACGTTATGAGATATCAAACGCATAAGGGGCCATCCTATGAGCGAAAAAGCTATCTCTGTTTTTTCAGCCAAACAGATTGCTACTGCAAAAGTCAGACGTGATCATGTAGAATTGGAGCTTATCGAAAGTCCAAATATTGAAGGCATTTTGGCATATGCCCTCAATGGGAGAGATCCTGCTGATATTTATTTTTTCCACGTAATATCAAACCGATTTGCATTTGGTGCAAGCCGAATTATCGGTATCTCGAAGTCAGACGGAAAAGTAGTTTTCGATGATTATGTGGGTGAGTAGAAACTTGAACTTCTTGGCACGATTACACAGGAATTACACAGGAACGACAAAAAAGCCTCAGGTGAGAACCTGTAAGCCTTTAATATCTATGGTGACCCCGGCAGGATTCGAACCTGCGACACCAGGATTAGGAATCCTGTGCTCTATCCCCTGAGCTACGGGGCCAACATTTGCAATTTTCGGTGAGCAATATTACCCGAGTTTGTGATTTTCGCAATATCTTTTCAAGGCTCCGTTCAGTTCCTCAAATACTTTCTCGTCCAGTACCACGTGACATCGACATGTCAGCCATCTCAGCTCGTTCTATGCAATAGATATCATATTCTAGTTTCGGATGATTGGCAGGGATACATAAGCTCCCGCAGTTGATGCTGCAAGACCAATAGAAAAGCCTCTACTTCACTGTACCATCCTGCAACAGAGTCTCACCATCGTTCAACCCCGAAGCTGGAAATTTATCACCGGTAGTGAAACCATGTACCGCACAGTTTCTACCGATGGTTATTCCTGATGGTATAGTTACACGTTTGCCGATAACAGTAATCCCGGTATAGAGATGATCGGGCGAGGCACAGTTTACAACATCATGACCATCGCCATAGCCAACCACCGCTCTTTCGCTCACTTCCACATATTTGTCGACAATGGCCAGATCCACAACTCCGTCTTTCCGTACCGTGCAGCCTTCAAAAAGG of the Desulfosediminicola ganghwensis genome contains:
- a CDS encoding IS4 family transposase, with the translated sequence MAHSSTILNQIASFFPRHDFEKLARKHHHGQKFRSFNRWSQFLAMTIAQLTSRKSLRDLVSNLAVQKSRLYHLGMRPTSRATLARVNEQQPYETFKAMFFQLLHKCQANAPKHRFKFKGKIYLLDATMVNLCLSVFPWANYRKTKGAMKLHFGLDASGYLPVFMDMTEGKKHEIEWARSLNLPAGSCVVFDRGFTDYTWYETLDKRKITFVTRLKSNAKVYRYGNRRKPDSPDVLEDQKIKIPGYQFTFRRIIYVDPETGIEYQFVTNSRKLKASEVAAIYKERWQIELFFKWIKQQLKVKTFLGTSENAVLTQLWIALCVYLMLSYFKFMAKFKGSLTQLLRLLQLNIFERRPLADLLKPPDKPGKTQFSPQLALWN
- a CDS encoding transposase, with amino-acid sequence MWGVADNFAFRDVVNTSEIYPYPDNKIFHWICIMISEARRAIYGTYQAASTKHLPRYLAELCFRFSNRLYMGGMIGSFFLYSAVTMLISQRYLIFVDNEESSEREKAKPPH
- a CDS encoding PKD domain-containing protein — its product is MKTSRVKALIRFCVIIGLVLVNCAAHATDVAGVIDTDTTWDLAGSPYIVTGGILVNPGTTLTIEAGVQVRFNGLYILTVQGNIRTLGTQGNEIIFTSNFIPQQKDDWVGIRLLDNIGSEINGTIIEYSKKAISLEGGSDNRFYNNVFRNCSEAIGSWDANNTIANNNYFYNISGAAFAIGRNHSIVISNNTIENVEYGVYINEYSTITINNTNMLNVYGYSVKYTGFQDSQDIVIDGRYNYWDMETTAEMDLKGATANIDNIWDFYDNPLVGRVDYSEWLHAPNPNAYPWLGVIPVNQSPIAKAGADQVVFDTVTLDGSASYDPDGSVVSHYWELVYRGDAAHDMTTNGVNPTITDLYPGFYDAYLTVTDDEGATSTDTSVVAAAGPSICTASTIHVGSITASTLKGSQGRSYGEVTVTLFDDYFKPVAGATVTGTFAGDFNETLSGVSDNNGVVVIRTTEQVKKPLYGFCVNSVDKESLLYVPEDNIETCTVK
- a CDS encoding helix-turn-helix transcriptional regulator, whose translation is MQEEHTIETPFVKMYPDGRMDTKNAALYLGLEEKTLAMKRSYGTGPRYIKPGRIYYYKKDLDAWIREAKKASSTAQMRVLKQQT
- a CDS encoding tyrosine-type recombinase/integrase, producing MALKFEKLTRACIRKTQPGNKLYEHGITFERLSNGDGRYTVNIMVDGVRIHRVIGKESEGVTRKQAEDFIEQARTEARKGRLKLPKGRKVVLGLREAAKKYLTKLASEGGKDLYMKKFRFEGHLQPFFKDKPIAKITAYDIERYKKYRQDEGAKPGTINRELSALSHLYTMAIEWNWIAHKPFAIKKFKEDRGRIVYLTLEQIERLLEAAKQDQNEHIHPFIVIGLATSMRKMEILSIRLEHIDVSRRVIYIPQAKTGAREQPMTKRLANLLKGLIKAAATDQEWLFPSLASRTGHTVSIEKPFRRVVKKAGLNEREVVRHTLRHTAITHLVQAGVDLPTVQRISGHKSFDMVVKYSHQNGKHIDSAMDKLEKRYEISNA